Proteins encoded by one window of Salvia splendens isolate huo1 chromosome 5, SspV2, whole genome shotgun sequence:
- the LOC121803247 gene encoding mavicyanin-like: MDSVLEKRSLVVVFLFLVSNLAQFSFGAVHKVGESAGWTTIANVDYKQWAISKSFQVGDIIVFEYNSQFHNVMRVTHAEYKSCNVSSPITTHTSGNDSIVIDTNGHHFFVCGAPGHCQAGQKVDINAPRAPRVAASSPLGSASATPAPPLAPGAPAPSSGVSLSAPPTIPFGKLGCMLLACIVVGLF, from the exons ATGGATTCAGTTCTTGAAAAGAGATCTCTTGTCGtagtatttttgtttttggtgtCAAATTTGGCTCAGTTTTCATTTGGAGCAGTTCACAAAGTGGGAGAATCAGCTGGTTGGACCACCATTGCCAATGTTGATTACAAACAGTGGGCTATTTCTAAATCTTTCCAAGTTGGTGATATTATAG TGTTCGAGTACAACTCTCAATTTCACAACGTGATGCGAGTGACGCACGCCGAGTACAAGTCGTGCAACGTCTCGTCCCCGATCACCACTCACACTTCGGGCAACGACTCCATCGTCATCGACACCAACGGCCACCACTTCTTCGTGTGTGGCGCGCCCGGGCACTGCCAGGCCGGCCAGAAAGTGGATATCAACGCCCCCCGCGCACCTCGTGTAGCAGCATCTAGTCCATTGGGATCCGCCTCAGCCACTCCGGCTCCTCCATTGGCACCCGGAGCACCGGCTCCGAGCAGCGGAGTGTCTCTCTCCGCACCACCAACTATCCCTTTTGGTAAATTGGGATGTATGCTTCTAGCATGCATTGTGGTTGGATTGTTTTAG